Part of the Salinimonas lutimaris genome, CAAACGTACCCTGACAACGTGACCTTGCTGGACCCGACAAAAGCATTTTGTGAACAGCAGAACTGCTATGTGATAGATAAGGGAAAATCGCTGTATTTTGATAATAATCACCCGTCGATGACGGGCGCACGTAAGCTGGTTGAGCTCTTACCGGATGAGCTGGCTGGTCAACATTAACAACAGCTAATGCATTTCGTACATTTTGTTCCATGTGCTATATAACCCACTGGTTTTTAGGAAAAAGAGCACATGGAACGGGAAATCTTGTTTATCCGGCACGGCCGGCCAGCATCTGAAAACAATCAGGCGCTTAATGCCCCCGGCTTTTTGCGCTGGGTGCGCGATTACAACCGCGCTGATCTTCATCATCAAAGCGCCCCACATGAGCAACTGGATTTGCGCGGTTACTACATTATGTGCAGCGATCTGCACCGGGCCCGCTTGTCCGCCGCAAAATACACCTCCTTACCCGTTAACCACTACAATGCCTGTTTCAATGAAATGGACATCCCCTACTACCGTCTGCCACTGACCCTGAACGCCTGGTCCTGGGTCTATCTGAACCGTTTTTTATGGATGTTAGGCAAAGCCGGAAATTTTGAATCTTTTGCCGACGCTAAAGTTCGCGCTAAAGACGCCGTTAACCTGATCGTTAAGCACAGTTCGGCACACCCGAAAATTGCGCTGTTCGGCCACGGCATGACCAGTCGTATGATGATGCATTATCTGAAAAAACAGGGCTGGCGTAGTTCGACTAAAGATTACCGGTACTGGGGTGCAATTCGACTACACTTAACAACATAAGCAGGATGCAGATTGTGTGAA contains:
- a CDS encoding histidine phosphatase family protein, whose amino-acid sequence is MEREILFIRHGRPASENNQALNAPGFLRWVRDYNRADLHHQSAPHEQLDLRGYYIMCSDLHRARLSAAKYTSLPVNHYNACFNEMDIPYYRLPLTLNAWSWVYLNRFLWMLGKAGNFESFADAKVRAKDAVNLIVKHSSAHPKIALFGHGMTSRMMMHYLKKQGWRSSTKDYRYWGAIRLHLTT